In Anaerolineales bacterium, the following proteins share a genomic window:
- a CDS encoding DEAD/DEAH box helicase, with amino-acid sequence MTTEFTSLNLRDEIMQAIAELGYSTPTPIQAGMIPLMLTGVDVVGQAQTGTGKTAAFALPILNNFQRQKNPQALVLAPTRELALQVADSINEYGKHLHVRVLAVYGGQPYGPQIGSLKRGVDIVVGTPGRLNDLLERKVLVLSDIKTVVLDEADEMLNMGFVEEVEKILATTPAERQTALFSATMPQRIRKLADRFMRDPQTVAVKRSALAASAIEQRYYLVHEADKTNALTRLFEIEPITSALIFARTRAETATLANDLVVRGIPAEAIHGDLDQNARERVLGRFRANQLKVLVATDVAARGLDIDDISHVFNYHLPDDAEVYIHRIGRTGRAGKTGVAITLLAPREKRRLREVEALTKQQVTKMEIPSVGDIHRHREAKVVETLKVWLGRGRFKRELEMAQELVAAGHDPLDIAAAAIKIARADEKQRPIAEISEVKAEFKRKEEPFSSAQGRRGKREKFGRREESGRGGRPTLRSRGDTSHEAGMVRLKVNKGKSSGIRPNDIVGTIAFHANIPGYTIGKIRIEDKFTLVDIPEDLVEQVLTHNGNYRLGKEKLTLTKAK; translated from the coding sequence ATGACAACCGAATTTACTTCTCTCAACCTGCGTGACGAGATCATGCAGGCAATTGCCGAACTCGGCTATTCCACGCCGACGCCCATTCAAGCGGGAATGATTCCGCTCATGCTCACAGGCGTGGATGTAGTGGGTCAAGCCCAAACAGGCACAGGCAAAACTGCCGCGTTCGCTCTCCCCATCTTAAATAATTTTCAACGACAAAAGAATCCACAGGCATTGGTGCTCGCTCCCACGCGCGAACTCGCATTGCAAGTTGCCGATTCGATCAACGAATACGGCAAACACCTCCACGTGCGCGTCCTCGCCGTCTATGGCGGTCAGCCGTACGGTCCGCAGATCGGCAGTCTCAAACGCGGCGTGGATATCGTCGTTGGCACGCCTGGGCGCTTGAACGATCTGCTCGAACGCAAAGTTTTGGTTTTGAGCGACATCAAAACCGTTGTGCTCGATGAAGCCGATGAAATGCTGAATATGGGATTCGTAGAGGAAGTGGAAAAAATCCTTGCGACGACTCCAGCGGAGCGACAAACCGCATTGTTCAGCGCCACCATGCCTCAGCGGATTCGCAAACTCGCAGATCGCTTCATGCGGGACCCTCAAACTGTTGCAGTTAAAAGAAGCGCTCTTGCCGCCTCAGCCATCGAACAGCGCTACTACCTCGTCCACGAAGCGGACAAGACCAACGCGCTCACGCGTCTCTTCGAGATCGAGCCCATCACCAGCGCGCTGATCTTCGCTCGCACCCGCGCCGAAACCGCCACTCTGGCAAACGACCTCGTCGTGCGCGGCATCCCTGCCGAAGCGATTCACGGTGACTTGGATCAAAACGCCCGTGAGCGCGTGCTCGGACGGTTCCGCGCCAATCAACTCAAAGTGCTGGTCGCGACCGACGTCGCCGCGCGAGGGTTGGACATTGACGATATTTCGCACGTGTTCAATTACCATTTGCCCGACGATGCCGAAGTGTACATTCATCGCATTGGACGAACGGGACGCGCAGGCAAGACAGGCGTCGCCATCACGTTACTCGCGCCGCGCGAGAAGCGTCGCTTGCGCGAGGTGGAGGCGTTGACCAAACAGCAGGTGACGAAAATGGAAATCCCTTCGGTTGGCGATATTCACCGTCATCGTGAGGCAAAAGTGGTCGAAACGCTAAAAGTCTGGCTTGGGCGCGGACGGTTCAAGCGCGAGCTCGAAATGGCGCAGGAACTTGTCGCGGCGGGGCATGATCCGTTGGATATTGCCGCGGCGGCGATCAAGATCGCACGGGCGGATGAAAAGCAGAGACCGATTGCGGAAATCTCGGAAGTGAAGGCTGAATTTAAAAGGAAAGAAGAACCCTTCAGCTCCGCTCAGGGCAGGCGAGGAAAGAGGGAAAAGTTCGGGCGGCGCGAAGAGTCGGGGAGGGGAGGCAGACCGACCCTGAGGTCACGAGGCGACACGTCTCACGAGGCGGGGATGGTGCGCTTGAAGGTGAACAAAGGCAAGTCGAGCGGCATCCGCCCGAACGACATCGTCGGCACGATCGCCTTCCACGCCAACATCCCAGGCTACACCATCGGGAAGATCCGCATCGAGGATAAGTTCACGTTGGTGGATATCCCCGAGGATTTGGTGGAGCAGGTGTTGACGCATAACGGGAATTATCGGCTGGGCAAGGAAAAACTAACCCTGACGAAGGCGAAATGA
- a CDS encoding serine/threonine-protein kinase: MDTLQPGQMLGPYRIISQVGQGGMATVYKAYQPSMDRNVAIKVLPRQLAESPEFAARFQQEARIIARLEHPHILPVFDFGESDGVTYFVMRYLEAGTLKTKMEAGPLSLNEIDRLFTQLAEALNYAHGHGIIHRDLKPANALIDESGNLFLTDFGIAKLLESASPRLTQTDAIMGTPAYISPEQARAETVNQRSDIYSLGIILYEMVTGSVPFVADTPLAVILKHISDPLPPPSIVKKDIPQPIERVILKALAKEPDDRYATASEFLSAWKRALEETETARPSSDRISTPASRAGTVASVPQAAPQPARGRTGWVVGCLALACLGFSVAGIGILFFNWQTPAFLTSPTITPFPTHTSAPPTIMPTETIAPNNIGATLLEDDFSQNDVVWGTLTNTDNSIEYDGEALRVKIFKDNWYVWTTPNNETYQNIHVEITAVNNDNQPNTAFGILCNHQEADESYYYMGFTPSGEYVIAKSETGQTDLFLTNNDQWAVSDLVPKNAASYRVGADCGNGVLSLYVDGKLIDSVNDNTYTSGIVGLFIWSGDNIPTADATFDDFIVSSLK; this comes from the coding sequence ATGGATACCCTTCAGCCAGGGCAAATGCTCGGACCGTATCGCATCATCAGCCAAGTCGGTCAGGGGGGCATGGCGACCGTCTACAAGGCGTACCAGCCGTCCATGGATCGGAACGTGGCGATCAAAGTCCTGCCGCGTCAACTGGCGGAGAGTCCCGAATTTGCGGCGCGCTTCCAGCAGGAGGCGCGCATCATCGCCCGCCTCGAACATCCGCACATCCTGCCCGTCTTCGATTTCGGCGAAAGCGACGGCGTCACCTATTTCGTCATGCGCTACCTCGAAGCGGGGACGCTCAAAACAAAAATGGAGGCGGGTCCGCTCTCGTTGAACGAGATTGACCGTCTCTTCACGCAACTCGCCGAAGCGCTGAATTACGCGCACGGACACGGCATCATCCACCGCGACCTCAAACCCGCCAACGCGCTCATTGACGAAAGCGGCAATCTCTTCCTCACCGACTTCGGCATCGCCAAACTACTCGAAAGCGCCTCTCCCCGCCTCACCCAAACCGACGCCATCATGGGCACGCCCGCCTACATCAGCCCCGAACAGGCAAGGGCAGAAACCGTCAACCAGCGCTCCGACATTTATTCGCTCGGGATCATCCTCTATGAAATGGTCACAGGCAGCGTGCCATTCGTCGCCGACACGCCACTCGCCGTCATCCTCAAACATATCAGCGACCCACTTCCGCCGCCATCCATCGTCAAAAAAGATATTCCGCAACCCATCGAACGCGTCATCCTCAAAGCCCTCGCCAAAGAACCCGACGATCGCTACGCCACCGCCTCCGAATTCCTCTCGGCGTGGAAGCGCGCGCTCGAAGAAACAGAGACAGCCCGCCCGTCGTCTGATCGGATTTCAACTCCCGCTTCGCGCGCAGGGACGGTTGCCTCAGTTCCCCAAGCCGCTCCCCAGCCTGCCCGGGGTCGAACCGGTTGGGTTGTCGGCTGTCTCGCGCTTGCCTGTCTCGGTTTTTCCGTCGCGGGCATCGGCATCCTTTTCTTCAACTGGCAAACGCCCGCCTTTCTAACTTCGCCAACCATCACGCCGTTTCCAACCCACACCAGCGCGCCGCCGACGATAATGCCGACGGAAACCATCGCCCCAAACAACATCGGAGCAACGCTTTTGGAAGACGACTTCTCCCAAAACGATGTCGTGTGGGGAACGCTCACCAATACGGACAATTCCATTGAATATGACGGCGAAGCCTTGCGGGTCAAAATTTTCAAAGACAATTGGTATGTGTGGACTACGCCAAACAACGAAACCTATCAGAACATCCACGTTGAGATTACGGCGGTCAATAACGACAATCAACCCAACACCGCTTTTGGAATCCTCTGTAACCATCAGGAGGCGGACGAGTCCTATTACTATATGGGCTTCACCCCCAGCGGAGAATACGTCATCGCCAAATCTGAAACTGGGCAGACCGACCTGTTCCTCACCAACAACGATCAATGGGCAGTATCGGATCTCGTGCCGAAAAACGCCGCGTCCTACCGCGTCGGCGCCGATTGCGGCAACGGCGTTTTGTCGCTTTACGTGGACGGCAAATTGATCGATTCCGTCAACGATAACACATACACTAGCGGCATCGTCGGTCTCTTCATCTGGAGCGGCGATAACATTCCCACCGCCGACGCCACCTTCGACGATTTCATCGTCTCGTCACTTAAGTGA
- a CDS encoding cold-shock protein, protein MSDRINGTVKWFNGTKGYGFIEREGGPDVFVHFSAIQGDGFKNLQEGQKVEFAVEQGPKGPQASNVVVLG, encoded by the coding sequence ATGTCGGATCGTATCAACGGTACAGTCAAATGGTTCAACGGGACCAAGGGTTACGGCTTCATCGAACGCGAAGGCGGACCCGATGTCTTCGTCCATTTCTCTGCCATTCAGGGCGATGGGTTCAAGAACCTGCAAGAGGGCCAGAAGGTCGAGTTCGCTGTCGAACAGGGACCGAAGGGTCCTCAAGCCAGCAACGTCGTCGTTCTTGGCTAA
- a CDS encoding endonuclease MutS2 — protein MDSKTLHVLEYDKIRERLKAFCDFSASMELALALEPTDSFDLALARLAETTEARLLFSTNDNVGIGGAHDIRQAVDLAARGGVLDPEQLLDIKSTLISCRELKKSLERKTDEFPRLSQLAAGLPDPHGIVDAVTRILSDRGEVLDSASPKLADLRREIKVSHGRLMSRLQRYLTESANKLQEPIITQRDGRYVIPLRAEFKGSIKAVVHDQSSSGATLFVEPLPVVELNNELRELELKARDEERRILAEVSAQVGEHAEEFKYGIENLAMLDLVFAKAKYADELKASEPILHEKKEERGKNETNLSSFVFHLLKARHPLLDPQTVVPIDINPKDGTRAIVITGPNTGGKTVSLKTVGLLALMAQSGLHIPAQSGSEIPFFHRVFADIGDEQSIEQSLSTFSGHITNIIRILKHIDSRSLVIFDELGSGTDPQEGAALARAILNHLLETGCMTLVATHYPELKTFAHSTDGVVNASLEFDIKTLRPTYHLTIGLPGRSNALAIATRLGLDGKIVAAAKSDVNPEALRADKLLDDIRKERNRTSRERQKLEKARDKLEAQNADLQKRLEKIEDERRDVLAKARAEGELEVAVLKSNIDSLKSQLKKAKQPLEAIKSIEEKIEQVEKKVEAPVERRQTIDHGPSSSNVHRPLSLGERVLVSTLNAEGVVTAVSESDAEVQVGSLRVRARMSELVRKSGSESKVESQKSSDLRPATFDSTKSPGLELNLRGKLVDEGLDELEKYLERAYSAGLLFVRIVHGKGTGKLRDAVRNALKSSEYVASFEEPKDNEGGAGVTVAKMAK, from the coding sequence ATGGACTCGAAAACTCTGCACGTCCTCGAATACGACAAGATCCGCGAACGGCTAAAAGCCTTTTGCGATTTTTCCGCGTCGATGGAATTGGCGCTCGCCCTCGAACCCACCGATTCGTTCGACCTCGCGCTTGCGCGGCTCGCTGAGACAACTGAGGCGCGCTTGTTATTTTCGACGAACGACAACGTCGGGATCGGCGGCGCGCACGACATCCGCCAAGCCGTTGACCTCGCCGCGCGCGGCGGCGTCCTCGACCCCGAACAACTGCTGGATATAAAATCCACGTTGATCTCATGCCGCGAGTTGAAAAAATCCCTCGAACGCAAAACGGACGAGTTCCCGCGTCTTTCCCAACTTGCGGCTGGTTTGCCCGACCCCCACGGAATCGTGGACGCGGTCACGCGCATCCTCTCCGACCGAGGCGAAGTGCTGGACTCCGCCTCGCCCAAACTCGCCGACCTGCGCCGCGAGATCAAAGTGTCGCACGGACGGTTGATGTCGCGCTTGCAACGTTATCTCACCGAGTCGGCGAACAAGTTGCAGGAACCGATCATCACCCAACGCGACGGACGTTATGTGATTCCCTTGCGCGCCGAATTCAAAGGGAGCATCAAAGCCGTCGTCCACGATCAATCCTCCAGCGGCGCGACGTTGTTCGTCGAACCGTTGCCCGTCGTCGAACTCAACAACGAGCTGCGTGAACTCGAATTGAAAGCCCGCGACGAGGAACGAAGAATCCTCGCCGAAGTTTCCGCGCAAGTTGGCGAACACGCCGAAGAGTTCAAATACGGCATCGAAAATCTCGCCATGCTCGATCTGGTCTTTGCGAAAGCGAAGTACGCGGATGAACTCAAGGCGTCAGAGCCGATACTTCACGAAAAGAAAGAGGAAAGAGGAAAGAACGAGACCAATCTTTCTTCTTTCGTCTTTCATCTTCTTAAAGCAAGACACCCATTGCTCGACCCTCAAACCGTCGTGCCGATTGACATCAACCCCAAAGACGGCACGCGCGCCATCGTCATCACGGGTCCCAACACGGGCGGCAAAACAGTGTCGCTCAAAACCGTCGGCTTGCTCGCCCTCATGGCGCAAAGCGGATTGCACATCCCCGCGCAAAGCGGCTCGGAGATTCCGTTTTTTCACCGCGTCTTCGCCGACATCGGCGACGAACAATCCATCGAACAATCGCTCAGCACGTTCAGCGGTCACATCACCAACATCATCCGCATCCTCAAACACATTGACTCGCGCTCGCTGGTCATCTTCGACGAACTCGGCTCGGGCACCGATCCGCAAGAGGGCGCCGCGCTCGCCCGCGCCATTCTCAACCACCTGCTCGAAACGGGATGCATGACTCTCGTCGCAACGCATTACCCCGAACTCAAAACGTTCGCCCATTCGACAGACGGCGTGGTCAACGCCTCGTTGGAATTCGATATCAAGACTCTCCGCCCGACCTATCACCTCACCATCGGACTCCCTGGACGCTCGAACGCCCTCGCCATCGCCACACGCCTCGGTCTCGACGGGAAAATTGTCGCGGCAGCGAAAAGCGACGTCAACCCCGAAGCCCTCCGCGCCGACAAACTGCTAGACGACATCCGCAAGGAACGCAACCGCACCTCGCGCGAACGCCAAAAACTGGAAAAAGCGCGTGACAAACTCGAAGCGCAAAACGCCGATCTGCAAAAGCGACTCGAAAAAATCGAAGACGAACGCCGCGACGTCCTCGCCAAAGCCCGCGCCGAGGGAGAGCTCGAAGTGGCTGTGTTGAAAAGCAATATCGATTCACTCAAATCACAATTGAAGAAAGCCAAACAACCTCTCGAAGCCATCAAGTCCATTGAAGAGAAGATCGAACAGGTTGAGAAAAAAGTTGAAGCGCCTGTGGAAAGACGGCAGACGATAGACCATGGACCATCATCGTCTAACGTCCATCGTCCATTGTCACTTGGGGAGCGCGTCCTCGTCAGCACGTTGAATGCAGAAGGTGTGGTGACAGCCGTAAGTGAGTCCGATGCGGAGGTGCAGGTGGGGAGTCTGCGCGTGAGGGCGAGGATGTCGGAGTTGGTGAGGAAGTCGGGCAGTGAGTCGAAAGTCGAAAGTCAAAAGTCAAGCGACCTTCGACCTGCGACCTTTGACTCGACGAAGTCACCTGGATTGGAATTAAACCTGCGCGGCAAATTGGTGGACGAGGGACTCGATGAGTTGGAGAAATATCTTGAGCGCGCATATTCGGCGGGGCTGCTGTTCGTGCGAATCGTGCACGGCAAAGGGACAGGCAAGCTGCGCGACGCGGTGAGGAACGCGCTGAAGTCGAGCGAGTATGTCGCGTCGTTCGAGGAGCCGAAAGATAACGAAGGCGGCGCAGGCGTGACCGTTGCGAAGATGGCGAAGTAA
- a CDS encoding adenylate/guanylate cyclase domain-containing protein, producing MDTEQLWREWFTTDAFSAEKRIMHRFRLLPHDPRCKFCNAPFEGVGAVFVRAVYGKKRSSLNPRFCNLCEEFASSNPGGAEVAMSMLFADVRGSTALSEQMSPMDFSRLINHFYIESTKIITSEDGLVEKLAGDAVAAFWGAGFAGPQYVKRTLDAAQKMSKIMKEQNIPVGIGVHAGVAFFGAMGAADGLINISAIGDEVNLAARLASKAAAGEIVVSEKALNEAGADANAYESKSLELKGISEPVRVRVIHG from the coding sequence ATGGATACCGAACAACTCTGGCGCGAGTGGTTCACCACCGACGCCTTCAGCGCGGAAAAACGAATCATGCACAGATTTCGTCTCTTGCCGCATGACCCGCGTTGTAAATTTTGTAACGCGCCGTTCGAAGGGGTTGGGGCTGTTTTTGTCCGCGCGGTGTATGGCAAAAAACGCTCGAGCCTGAACCCGCGCTTTTGCAATTTGTGCGAAGAATTTGCCAGTTCTAACCCAGGTGGAGCCGAAGTGGCAATGTCCATGCTGTTCGCGGACGTGCGCGGCTCCACTGCCCTTTCGGAACAAATGAGCCCGATGGACTTCAGCCGACTCATCAACCACTTCTATATCGAATCAACCAAAATCATCACGAGCGAGGATGGCTTGGTGGAAAAATTGGCAGGCGACGCGGTCGCCGCGTTCTGGGGCGCGGGCTTTGCAGGACCTCAATACGTCAAACGAACCTTGGACGCCGCACAGAAAATGTCGAAGATAATGAAGGAACAGAATATCCCCGTCGGCATCGGCGTGCACGCGGGCGTTGCCTTCTTCGGCGCGATGGGCGCGGCAGACGGCTTGATCAACATCTCCGCCATCGGGGATGAGGTCAACCTCGCGGCGCGACTCGCTTCCAAAGCCGCGGCGGGCGAGATCGTCGTCAGCGAGAAAGCGCTCAACGAGGCTGGGGCAGATGCAAACGCGTACGAATCGAAAAGTCTCGAGTTGAAAGGTATCAGCGAACCCGTCCGCGTGCGCGTCATTCACGGATAA
- a CDS encoding metal-dependent hydrolase has protein sequence MTNKLTWYGHAALGLETGGYKLIVDPFFSGNPSASLSPETVEADFILISHGHGDHVGDGVAIAKRTGALVISNFEIAAWFEGQGAPKTHGQHIGGGFKHPFGYLKLTLALHGSALPDGSNGGNPCGFLLTTNDGKKIYLAQDTGLFGDMKLIGEEGLDLAVIPIGDNYTMGPDDALRAVKLLQPKIVIPIHYNTWDLLAQDADAWAQRVQKETNTKVVVLKPNESFSV, from the coding sequence ATGACGAACAAATTAACCTGGTATGGACATGCCGCGCTCGGGCTCGAGACGGGCGGATACAAACTCATCGTTGATCCGTTCTTTAGCGGGAATCCGTCCGCTTCGCTTTCGCCTGAGACGGTCGAGGCTGACTTTATTCTTATCAGCCACGGACACGGCGATCACGTGGGCGATGGCGTTGCAATCGCAAAGCGTACTGGCGCGCTGGTTATCAGCAACTTTGAGATCGCCGCGTGGTTCGAGGGTCAGGGCGCTCCAAAGACTCACGGTCAGCATATCGGCGGCGGGTTCAAACATCCGTTTGGTTATCTCAAACTGACGCTTGCTTTGCATGGCTCGGCATTGCCCGATGGTTCGAACGGGGGAAATCCCTGCGGGTTTTTGCTCACGACCAACGACGGCAAAAAGATCTATTTGGCGCAGGATACGGGGTTGTTCGGCGATATGAAGTTGATCGGCGAAGAAGGTCTCGACTTGGCGGTGATTCCCATCGGCGATAATTACACCATGGGACCCGACGACGCGCTGCGCGCCGTCAAATTGTTGCAACCGAAAATCGTGATACCCATTCACTACAACACTTGGGATTTGCTGGCGCAGGACGCGGACGCCTGGGCACAGCGAGTGCAAAAAGAAACAAACACAAAAGTCGTCGTGTTGAAGCCGAACGAGAGTTTTTCGGTTTAG
- a CDS encoding pyridoxal phosphate-dependent aminotransferase has protein sequence MQEVTNVQRLSKRVAGLKPSGIRKFFDIAATMKDVISLGIGEPDFTTPKPILDAGIRSLQHGETHYTSNWGRMELRQAITDNLQRLYKIKYDPNNEIVVTVGGSEALYLTFTAILDLGDEVIIPTPCFVSYQAEVIMAGGVAVEIPAREANDFCIDPDDIRKAITPRTKAIFIGYPSNPTGAVATREVMLEIAKIAEQHDLLVVTDELYDRLVYDFEHVCFPSLDESLKHRTILLGGFSKNYAMTGWRIGYACGPSDLIQGLVRIHQYTIMSAPTTAQDAAVVAIQSGDPHVEEMRLEYDRRRRLLVAGLNRLGLSTFEPRGAFYAFPNIQASGMDDETFAEKLLREEHVAVVPGNAFGPGGEGYARMCYATEYSKIEEALHRMEKFMNRYG, from the coding sequence ATGCAGGAAGTAACGAACGTGCAACGACTCTCAAAACGAGTGGCGGGATTGAAGCCCTCGGGTATTCGGAAATTTTTCGACATTGCCGCGACGATGAAAGACGTGATCTCGCTCGGCATCGGCGAGCCCGATTTCACCACGCCGAAACCGATTCTCGACGCGGGCATTCGTTCACTACAACATGGCGAGACGCATTACACCTCGAACTGGGGCAGGATGGAGTTGCGTCAGGCGATCACCGATAATCTGCAACGACTGTATAAAATCAAATATGATCCGAACAATGAGATCGTCGTGACGGTCGGCGGCTCGGAGGCGTTGTATCTCACGTTCACCGCGATCCTCGATCTCGGCGACGAGGTCATCATCCCCACGCCGTGTTTCGTTTCGTATCAAGCGGAAGTGATCATGGCGGGCGGCGTGGCGGTTGAAATCCCCGCGCGCGAGGCAAACGATTTTTGCATTGACCCCGACGACATCCGCAAAGCGATCACGCCGCGCACCAAAGCGATCTTCATCGGTTATCCGTCGAATCCCACTGGCGCGGTGGCGACGCGTGAAGTGATGCTCGAAATTGCAAAGATCGCCGAACAGCACGACCTTCTCGTTGTCACCGACGAACTCTACGACCGCCTCGTGTACGATTTTGAGCACGTCTGCTTCCCATCGCTGGATGAAAGCCTCAAGCATCGCACGATTCTGCTCGGCGGCTTCTCGAAAAATTATGCGATGACAGGCTGGCGCATCGGCTACGCCTGCGGACCTTCGGATTTGATTCAGGGTCTCGTTCGGATTCACCAATACACGATCATGTCCGCGCCGACGACCGCGCAAGACGCCGCGGTGGTCGCCATTCAAAGCGGAGACCCACACGTGGAGGAGATGCGCCTCGAATATGACCGCCGCCGCAGACTTCTCGTGGCGGGACTCAACCGCCTCGGTCTCTCGACCTTCGAGCCGCGCGGCGCTTTCTACGCGTTTCCCAACATCCAAGCCTCAGGCATGGACGATGAAACCTTCGCCGAAAAATTGTTGCGCGAGGAACATGTCGCGGTCGTGCCGGGCAACGCCTTCGGTCCTGGCGGCGAGGGCTATGCGCGCATGTGCTATGCCACCGAATACAGCAAGATCGAAGAGGCGCTGCATCGCATGGAAAAGTTTATGAATAGGTATGGATAA
- a CDS encoding sugar phosphate nucleotidyltransferase: MKETMKIVIPMGGWATRMRPHTHNKPKPLVSVAGKAILDHLLDMFKTMPDPTNLEYVFIVGPFLGELQIPAFIKENYPNLNAHYVVQHEMKGQSHAMWLAREYLHGPMQMVFSDTLIETDFSFLADEQADSVIWVMPVPDPRRFGVAEVGKDGYVTRFIEKPQTMENNLVLAGCYYYREGRELISAIEEQFKRNLSLKNEFYLADAMSLMIERGAKMRVHEISTWLDTGTIESTLDTNKALLDKFGSKVGKFKGSNVEIIEPVAIDETAEISNSKIGPHASIGANCKIEDSSVAESIVEAGSEIKAAALSRSMVGRQAKVRGRGDGRFIQLNVGDNSEVVLS, translated from the coding sequence TTGAAAGAAACAATGAAGATCGTGATTCCCATGGGCGGTTGGGCGACGCGCATGAGACCTCACACCCACAACAAACCCAAGCCGCTCGTCAGCGTGGCAGGCAAGGCGATCCTTGACCATCTGCTGGACATGTTCAAGACCATGCCCGACCCGACGAATCTTGAATATGTTTTCATCGTCGGACCTTTCCTCGGCGAACTGCAGATTCCCGCGTTCATCAAGGAAAATTATCCGAATCTCAACGCGCATTACGTCGTACAACATGAAATGAAAGGACAATCGCACGCCATGTGGCTGGCGCGTGAATATTTGCACGGACCGATGCAGATGGTCTTTTCGGACACCTTGATCGAGACGGACTTCTCGTTTCTCGCGGACGAGCAGGCTGATTCAGTCATCTGGGTTATGCCTGTGCCTGACCCGCGTCGCTTTGGGGTGGCGGAAGTCGGCAAGGACGGCTATGTGACGCGCTTCATCGAAAAGCCGCAGACGATGGAAAATAATCTCGTCCTTGCAGGATGTTACTATTATCGCGAAGGCAGGGAATTGATCTCCGCCATCGAAGAACAGTTCAAACGGAATCTATCGCTCAAGAATGAATTCTACTTGGCAGACGCCATGTCCCTGATGATCGAGCGCGGGGCAAAGATGCGCGTGCACGAGATCAGCACCTGGCTGGATACGGGGACGATCGAATCAACGCTCGATACGAATAAGGCGTTGTTGGATAAGTTCGGGTCAAAGGTTGGAAAGTTTAAAGGCTCGAATGTTGAGATCATTGAACCTGTTGCAATTGATGAAACGGCAGAGATCAGCAATTCGAAAATCGGTCCGCACGCTTCGATTGGGGCGAATTGCAAGATCGAGGATAGCAGTGTAGCCGAATCCATCGTCGAGGCGGGGAGCGAGATCAAAGCCGCGGCGTTGAGTCGCTCGATGGTGGGCAGGCAGGCAAAAGTCCGAGGAAGAGGCGACGGGCGCTTCATCCAATTAAATGTTGGAGACAACAGCGAAGTCGTCTTGTCGTAA